The following nucleotide sequence is from Firmicutes bacterium ASF500.
GTGTCAAAATATCCGGGCAGTCCGTCCTGCGTGCCGGCGGTGTGCCCGGTGATGATGTGGACGCTCTGGCTCACCCCCCGGTGGGTCACCGGGATGCCCGCCAGGGCCGGAATGGCGATGGCGGAGGAGATGCCGGGCACCTCCTCGCAGGGGACGCCCGCCGCCTTCAGGGACAGCAGCTCCTCCCCGCCCCGGCCAAAGACGAAGGGGTCCCCGCCCTTGAGGCGGACCACCCGCTTGCCCTCCTCCGCCAGGGCGATGAGGGCGGCGCAGATGTCCTCCTGGGCGGCGGAGTGCCGGCCGGCCCGCTTGCCCATATACAGCCGCTGGGCCTCCGGCGGGGCCAGGGCCAGCAGTCCCTCCCCAATGAGGTCGTCATAGACCACGGCGTCACAGCCCCTCAGCAGCTCGGCGCCCCGCCGGGTGAGCAGCTCGGGCCCGCCGCAGCCCGCCCCCACCAGATAGACACAGCCCTTCATCGTCCGCCCTCCTGTCTCCAAATTTCCTCGGCCTCCCCCTCATCCAGGGGCCTCCCCCGGTCCAGGCAGGCCCGGAACAGGGCCTTCAACGCCCCGCTCCGCTCCCGCTCACCGGGAAAGCGGCGGCGGGCCTCGGCCCGCTGGCCGTCCAGAAAGATCAAAATTTCCTCCATATTTGGGGGGAGCAGGCCGTCGATCCGCTCCTTGAGCCACACCGCCGCGGTGGGACTGCTCCCCCCGGTGGACACCCCCACCGACAGCGCACCCCGGCCCGCCAGGGCGGGGAAGAGGAAGGTGCACTCCTCCCGGTCGTCCACCACGTTGACCAGAATGCCCCGCTCCCGGCACAGAGCGGCAATACGGTGGTTGACCGCCGGGTCGTCGGTGGCGGCGATGGCAAAGAACTGCCCCTCCAGCATCTCCTCCCGGAAGGGACGGCGGAGGAGTGTCACCCCCCCCATCCCTTCGATCTCCGGGCAGAATACCGGGGCGGCGGCGGTCAGGGCGGGCCCGTAGGGCTTGAGCTTTTCCAGCTTCCGCAGGGCGGTGGAGCCGCCCCCCACCACCAGCCCCGCCCGGCCCGCCAGGTCAATAAAAAAGGGGAAATATCCCATGTTGTCCTCCCATGCTGCTCCTTTGGCCCCATACGGGCGGCACAGGCCGCCCAGACTCAAAGACAATAATACTGCCAGCCGTCCTCTGTCTCTACGCGGCACACCCGCACGCCGAACACCCGGTCCAGGACGCCGCTGTCAAAGATCTCCTCCGGATGGTCCTGGCACAGTACCCGGCCCTCCGACATCACCACCGCCTGTCCCGCCCAGCGCAGGGCGAGGCAGAGGTCGTGGAGCACCAGCGCCACGCTCTTCCCCTGTCCGGCCAGCGTCCGGGCCAGGGCCATCACCTCCAGCTGGTGGCGCACGTCCAGGAAGGTGGTGGGCTCATCCATCAAAACGGTCTGGGTCTCCTGGGCCAGGGCCATGGCCAGGTAGACCCTCTGCCGCTGGCCTCCGCTGAGCTCGGGGAGGAGCCGGTCCTCCAGCTCTCCCGCCCCCGCCATCCCCAGGGCCTGACGGGCAATGCGGTAGTCCTCTGGCCGGTACCGCCGGGGGTAGGACAGATAGGGGAACCGCCCGTGGAGGACCATCCGCAGGGCGGAGATGTTGGGCACCCCCCGGGACTGGGGCAGATAGGCCGCCCTCCGGGCCAGCTCGCCGGGGGACAGCTCCCCCAGAGGCGTCCCGTCCACCAGCACCTCCCCGCCGGCGGCGGGCTGGAGACCCAAAACGGTGCGCAGCAGGGTGCTCTTTCCACAGCCGTTGGGCCCCAGCAGGACGGTCACACAGCCCGGGAGGAAGGACACGTTTATGTCGTGGAGCACGTCCCGGCCCCGGTATCCGGCGCGCAGGCCGCGGGTCTCAATCATGGGTCCTGCCCCCTCTCTGCCGCAGCAGCAGCCAGATGAAGAAGGGTCCGCCCACAAAGGACAGCACAATGCCCACAGGCAGCTCGTAAGGGGCGAAGAGCAGACGGGCCAGCACGTCGCAGGCGGTGAGCAGGGCCGCGCCCCCCAGGGCGGAGGCGGGCAGAAGGAAGCGGCTCTCCTCCCCTACCAGCCGCCGGGCGATGTGGGGGACGATGAGCCCCACAAAGCCCAGCAGTCCGGCGAAGCTGATGGCCGCGCCGGCCAGCGCCGCCGCCAGGGCCAGCAGAATCAGCTGGAGCCGCCGGGCGGGCAGGCCCAGGCTCTGGGCGGTCTCCCGGCCCAGGGCCAGCAGGTCCAGCTCGTGGGACAGGGTGAGCACCGCCGCCAGGGCCAGGGCGATCATCACCGCCGCCGGGGCCACCCGGGCCATGGACAGCCCCCGCAGTCCGCCGATGCGGAAATCGGTATAGCCGTTGAGGGCGTCGGGGACCAGGGTGACCACCCCGTCAATGCCCGCCCCGAAGATGCTGGACACGGCCAGACCGGCCAGCACCACCGTAATCCGGGCCGCGCCGGTGCGCTCGGCCAGCAGCAGGACCAGCATCACCCCGGCCAGCGCCCCCAGAAAGGCGGCGACAGGGACCAGCTCCAGGGCCGTGGGGGCGGCGGCACAGCACAGGGCGGTGGCCAGCCCCGCCCCGGAGTTCACCCCGATGATATTGGGTGCGGCCAGCGGGTTCATCAGCACGCTCTGAATCACCACGCCGGAAGCGGCCAGCGCCCCCCCGGCCAGCAGGCTCCCGCACACCCGGGGCAGGCGGGCGTAGAGGACAATCTGACTGGCCAGCGTCCCCTCCCCGCCCCCCAGCAGGACCCGCAAAGTGTCCCCCAGGGGCAGGGCCACCGCCCCCAGACACAGACTGGCCCCGGCGGACAGCGCCGTCAGCGCCGCCAAGGCCAGCAGGATACCGGCCCTATTGGACCGGCTCCGGATATAAAATGCGCGCGAGCTTTTCATAGGCCTCCCCCCATCGGGCGTTGGGCTTTAAATTATACAGGGCGTGGTCCAGGGTGTGGAACCGCCCCTCCCGCACCGCCCGCAGAGAGCTCCAGGCGGGGTTGGACAGCAGGCTCCTCTCCAGCGCCTCCCGGGCGTCGGTTGGGTCGGAGCCCTGCAATACCACAAAAATAAAATCCGGGTCAGCGGCCAGGATGGCCTCCAGGCTCAGCTCCTCCAGCAGGCCGCTGCCGTCGGCCACGTTGACACAGCCCAAGCCGGCCAGCATCTCCCCCAGGAGGAAATCCCGGCTTCCCTTCACCTTGACGCTGGACCCGGTGGCCCGCATACACAGGATACGGGGCGGCTGGCCATACTGGAGGGCCACCGCCGCCTCCACCCGCGCCTGTACCTGGAGCCCGTAGGTCTCATAGTTCTGGGGACAGCCGGTGAGTCGGGTACAGATCTCCAGCATCCGCAGGTAGTCGTCGAAGGACTGCACGTCGAAGTAGGCGGCGGTAAGCCCCGCTTTCTCGAAGGTGTCCCGCAGTTCCAGGTTGGCGGCGGTGTTGCAGCTGGCTAAAATCAGGTCAGGCTGGGCGGACAGCAGTACCTCCAGGCTGGGCTCCTTCACCGCACCCAGGTTCAGCACGTCCTCGTCCAGCCCCAGGTCGAAGGAGGTCCAGGCGTCCCCCGCTGCGGCGGCCAGGCTGTCCCGCCCGCCGGCCAGGCACCACACGTCGGCGAAGCTGCCAATCATCGCCGCCACCCGTTCCGGCCGCGCCACCGCCAGCTCCCGGCCCAGATCGTCGGTGAAGGAGACGGCCTCCCCTCCGGCCTCCGCCGGCCCGGTCTCCGCCGCCGGAGCACAGCCCGCGATCAGCAGTACCAGCGCGGCCCACACCGCTAATATGTTTCTTCCCTTCATAGCATGTCCCATTTCATGTTTTTCTTAATTGTGTCCAAGCTCTCTATTGCAATACCAAAAATTCCATGTTATAATCGATAAGAAAACAAAAATGCGGCGGCTTATGGGTGTTGGCGCACCCGCAAGCCTGTACAGGTGCGAACCCACCTATACAACGGCAACCTACCGTATCCGCATGGGATATTATACGACATTCCATCCTTGTTTGCAAGGGTGCCTTTGCCGTATCTGTTCCTGCTATTTTTTGTAAGGTGGAATATGCTTCTCACACTGTGCAGGCCTGCTCTGCGCAGTGTTTTTGTTTTCGTCTGGCGTTTTAGGAGGCAAACGCCTTCAGGCGCGCCGGGAAGTAAACACAGTTGAAGGAATGTGGCTGTACCGCAAGAAGGGGGCCACCTCAGCATCCGGGATTTCTCCTACCAGTTTGACGATGACACCATGGAGGCCATCCAATCTGGGCTTGGGTTCCGGCCAACCGCTTCCTGACAATAGAGCGGGGCTCCCATCAAAGGAGCCCCGCTTTTTTAATTAGCCTCCTGCCTATATGGCCTCATCAGTCACGGCTCCGCCGTGCCAGCTTCCCCTAAAGGGGAAGCCTTTTTACCGCGTTTTGGCTGGTTCCATCACCCGTAGCCTTCCCCCAAAGGGGAAGGTGGCATTTGCGAAGCAAATGACGGATGAGATCCCCCCGCAGGGAAAATATGCGTCCATCTGCCTGCGCTCAGGCTCAAGGTGCTGGGAGCCGTCCAATTCGATGACCATTTTCCCCTGTGAACTATAGAAATCTACGATATAGGGGCCTATCACCTTTTGACGGTGGACATTGACCGGAAGTGCTTTTAAAAAATCATACCACAGGTGGCGCTCTTCCTTCGTCATATCCTTACACAGCTTCTGGGCGACAGGCTTCAGCTTCGGATTTTGCGCCTCGTGGATCATACCCTCTTCCAGCTCGCCCCGCCGGGCAGGTCGGTGATCTCGATGCCCTGGGCCTTGAGCTCGTCCCGGATGCGGTCGGCCTCGGCGAAGTTTTTGGCCTTCTTGGCCTCGTACCGGGCTAAAACCTGCGCGTCCACGGCGGGGTCGCCCTCGCCGGTGACGGTATAGCCCCCCTGGGAGGCGGTCTTCTGCTTCTTCTGCTCCTCCCGGAGCTGAGCCGCCTTGTCCAGCAGGGACAGGGACAGCACCTGGTCAAAACTGTCCAGAATCGCCAGGCGGGTGGCGCCGTTGGTCTTGGCCTTGAGGGCGTCGTACAGGGCGGTGACGCCCAGGGCGGTGTTCAGGTCGCTGCCCACCTGGGCCCGGAATTTCTCCTTGTACTCCGCGGTTACCGCCTCGTCCACCGGCCCGTCGGCGGGGTCCAGGGCGGCGATTTTTTTAATCAGCTTCTGGAAGGCCCCGGCGGCGTTGTCCAGGTTCTCCCAAGTAAAGACCAGCCCCTTGCGGTAGTGGCTCTGAAGGCAGAAAAAGCGGTAGACCAGGGGGTCATAGCCCTTCTCCTCCAGGAGGGAGACGGTGAGGAACTCCCCCTTGGACTTGGACATCTTGCCGTCGTTGGTGTTCAAGTGGTGGACGTGGAACCACTGCCTGCACCAGGGGTGGCCGATATAAGCCTCGGACTGGGCAATCTCGTTGGTGTGGTGGGGGAAGGCGTTGTCCACCCCGCCGCAGTGGAGGTCCAGATACTCGCCGTTGTATTTTAACGAAATGCCGGAGCACTCAATATGCCAGCCGGGGTAGCCCACCCCCCAGGGGGAGTCCCATTTCAGGGCCTGGTCCTCAAATTTGGACTTGGTGAACCAGAGGACGAAGTCGTTCTTGTTCCGCTTGTTCACGTCCTCCTCCACGCCCTCCCGGACGCCCACCGCCAGGTCCTCTTCGTCGTGGTCGTTGAAGACGTAGTACCGGTCCAGCTTGGAGGTGTCAAAATACACGTTGCCCCCGGCCACATAGGCGTAACCCTTGTCCAGCAGGCCCTCCACCAGGGTGATGAACTCGTCGATGAGACCGGTGGCGGGCTGGACCACGTCGGGGGTCTTGATGTTCAGCTTGCGGCAGTCTTCAAAAAAGGCGTCGGTGTAGTACTGGGCGATCTCCATCACCGTCTTGTGCTCCCGCTTGGCCCCCTTGAGCATCTTGTCCTCGCCGGTATCGGCGTCGGAGGCCAGGTGGCCCACGTCGGTGATGTTCATCACCCGGTTCACGTCGTAGCCGTCGTACTGCAGGAACTTTTCCAGCACGTCCTCCATGATGTAGGAGCGCAGATTGCCGATGTGGGCGAAGTGGTACACCGTGGGGCCGCAGGTGTACATCTCCACATGGCCGGGGGTGTGGGTGGTGAATTCTTCTTTTTTATGGGTGGCGGAATTGTAAAGCTGCATGATTTATTTCCTCCTCTATCTGTAGGGACGCATCACGATGCGTCCGTCTTTAAAGATTCGTTTGGGCGGACGCTTCGTGAAGCGTCCCTACGCCGTACCGCCAAAATTTATTCGTGCAGTTCCAGGGGCAGGCCGTCCGGGTCGTGGAAAAAGGTAAAACGGCGCTGGCTGTAGGGGTCCAGGCGGACGAGCTCGCATTCGATGCCTTGAGCCTCCAGCTCCTTCACAGCCCGCTCCACGTCGTCCACCCGAAAGGCCAGATGACGCAGACCCTGGGCCTCGGGGTAGTTGGGCCGGGGCGGCGCGCCGGGGATGGCGAAAATCTCCAGCTCACCATCCCCAAATTTCAGGTCCAGCTTCCAGTCCCCCTTGTCCAGGCGGTAGTTCTCCCGCAGGACAGGAAAGCCCAGCTTCTCCACATAGAACTCCTTGGCCTTCTGGTAGTCTGAGACGATGATAGCCACATGGTGCATTTGATTGAACAGCATGGTTTTTCTCCTTTGTTCTGTAGGGGCGGCCTGTGGCCGCCCGTGCTTATTCATTCGTACTGCGTATATACGGGCGGCCACAGGCCGCCCCTACGCCTTTTCCTCCAAATACTTCTCATCCAGCAGCTTCTCCACCAGCTCCAGCCGGGCGGAGATGGCGGCCAGCTTCTCCAGGGTGGGGTTGTTGACGCTGGTCTGGTCCACATCGTCGGCGTAGTGGGTAGCCCGGCCGGCGATGCGGACGATCTGGGCGGGGATGCCCACGGCGGTGGCGTCCTCCGGAACCTCGGAAAGGACCACGGCATTGGCGGCGATGCGGGCGTTGTCCCCCACCTTGAAGGGGCCCAGCACCTTGGCCCCGCAGGAGATGAGCACGTTGTTGCCGATGGTGGGGTGTCGTTTGCCTTGGTCCTTGCCGGTGCCGCCCAGGGTAACCCCGTGGTAGATGAGCACGTCGTCCCCCACCTCGGCGGTCTCGCCGATGACGATGCCCATACCGTGGTCAATGACGAACCTCCGGCCAATCTTGGCCCCGGGATGAATCTCGATACCCGTCCAGAACCGGGACCACTGGGAGACAAACCGGGCCAGGAAGCGGCATTTGTGGCGGTACAGCCAGTGGGCGATGCGGTGGTAAATGGTGGCGTGGACCCCCTGGTAGAGCAGAAAAATCTCCAGCTTCGACCGGGCCGCCGGGTCCCGGCGCTGATAGGCCTCCAGCATTTCGTTTAGGGCTTTGAACATAAGCTCACGGCTCCCTCCGTTATTTAGATGTAGGGCGCGACGACCCGGCGCGCCGCTTCAAGGGGTAACGAAACCTGACGAGCGGCGCGCCGGGTCGTCGCGCCCTACAGGAAAACAAAAACCGCCCTTACGCCCGTAGGCATAAGAGGCGATTGCTCGCGGTTCCACTCTCATTTCTCACTTGAGGGCCAATATCGGGGCCGAACCGGGCGGCATTACCCGCCGCGCTCCCGGACGCACTTCACACCTCTCCGCAACAGGCCCCCTTTCAGCCGGTGAGGGGCCCTCTCTGCGCTGGGATGGGGCGCTACTTTTCCGTTCTTCGCGCTGATAGTATAGTATATTATCATCCACCGGGTCTGGTGTCAAGGTCAGAACGGGATTTTTTCGTCTCCCCTCCGTACGGAGGGGAGACGAGGTGCGTTATTCACACAGCATGATATCATGATAGAACTGGCTCAGCTTCTTCTGGGTGGGGAAGACGGCCACATACATCTGGTTGCCCATGGCCCCGGCCAGCACGTCGGGGATGCGCTCCACCATCTTCATCTGCCCGCCGTACTTTTTCATAATGGCCTCATGGTCATAGGTGAAGGGCTTGCCGTCCCGGCGTCCGGCGTAGGCGCAGAAGGCGTGGGGGCCGTCCTCCTGGGTGGAGCGGTCAAAGGCGATCATATCCGCCCAAATTTTATAGACGTTGGTGGAGTGGGCAAAGTTCATCATATCCGGGCTGAACCCGCCGCAGGGGCGCATGTTGACCTCCAGGCCCACCACGTCCCCCTTTTTGCCCAGCCCCGCCTGGTCCTGGGTGAGGCGGAAGAACTCAAAGTGGACAAACCGGCTCTTCACGCCGAAGCTTTTCACCGTGGCCCTGCCCGCCCTGCGGATGTCGGCGGGCAGGGTCTTGACGATGTAATACAGCAGGCTGCCCCCGTCGTTCACGATGTCCATGATGGACACCGGGGTGACGTTCCCCGTCTCAAAGATGGGATTTCCCTGGGCGTCGATGACCGCGTCGTAGGAGTTGACCTCGGCGTGGACGAACTCCTCCATGATGTAGGTCACGCCGGGGGTTTTGGTCTGGAAAAATTCCTCCAGGTCCTCGCCGCTGGACAGCTTGTGGGTGTCCGACGCCCCCACCCCGTTGTCGGGCTTGACCACCACCGGCCAGCCCACCTCCTGGATAAAGGCCTCGCAGTCCGCCCGGTCCTCCACCAGATGGTATCGGGCGGTGGGGATGCCAGCGGCCCGGTAAAACTCCTTCATCCCGGACTTATACTTGATCCGGGGCATGTCCTCCGTCTGAAAGCCGCTGGTGATATGAAAGTCGGTGCGCAGAGCGGCGTCCCGCTCCAGCCAGTACTCGTTGTTGCTCTCCAGCCAGTCAATACGGCCATACCTGTGGATGAAGAAGGCCACGCCCCGGTAAACGGCGTCGTAGTCCTCCAGGGAGTCCACCCTGTAGTACTCGTTCAGGCTGTCCCTCAGCTCCCAGGACAGCTCGTCATAGGGCTGGTCCCCGATGCCCAGCACGTTCATCCCGTTGTTCTTCAGCTCCCGGCAGAACTGCCAGTAGTTGGTGGGGAAGTTGGGGGAAATAAAGATCACGTTTTTCATATGTCTCTCTCCTTCTAGTATGATCTGACACACGCCGAATGCAGGGCAAGGGCTCTGCCCTTGCCTTACCGCCCCGGCTCGCCGCCCAGCAGCCAGGGGAAGAAATAGGCCGTCTGCTTATACCACCAGGGCCAGTCGTGGGCGCAGTCATAGCCCCAGAAGTCCACCCAGGTGCGGATGCCCTTGCGGTAGAAGATGTCGGCCAGCTGACGGGTGGAGTCGGGCAGCTCCCAGGGCCCCAGACCTACGCAGACGGCGGCCCGCTGGCTGTTGAACATGTCGATATAGGGGTGGTCCTCCGGCAGGTTGGCCATGTAGTGGACGGGGGAGTTCTGATAGACCACCTCGTCCATATAGCCGTCGAAGCCGTAGGCGGCGGTGTAGATGCCGCTGAGGGCCAGACAGCCGCTGAACAGGTCGGGACGGCGCAGGTAGAGGTTGAGGGCGTGGGTGGCTCCCAGACTGCACCCGAAGGCGATAATCCCGGACTGTCCCGTCCAGTCCATGATTCTCGGGGCCAGCTCCCGGGTCAGGTAGTCCATCCACCGCTCATGCCTCCGGGCCCGCCAATAGGGGTCGCCCCTCCGGTCGGACCAGGTCTCCTTGTCGATGGTGTCCACTGAAAAGACGATCATCTGCCCCGACTCAATCCAGGGGGCCAGGGTGTCGGCCATGTGGAAGTCGCCAAAGTCGAAGAACCGGCCGTCCTGACAGGGGATGTACAGCACCGGCTGACCGGCGTGTCCGTAGACCATGACCTCCATTTCCCGCCCCAGGGCGGGGCTGTATTCCTTCAAATATTGCGTATTCATATTGATCTCTCCTATGCTCCGTGGTAGGGCGCGACGACCCCGGCGCGCCGCATATAACGATGGGGGTCCATTCGCGGATTTCATGTAGGGGCGGCCTGTGGCCGCCCGTTCCAAAAACGAATCTTTATTTGCGGGCGGCCACAGGACGCTCCCTGACGACGCGGTCCCTTGTGAAAGGGGTCAAACCTCCACCTCATACATCAGGGTGCTGATAAAAAACGGAATCTGCTTCTCCCAGCTGGCCTCGCAGTGGTCGCCGCCGGGGACGATGCGGCAGGTGAGCTTCACCCCCCGGCTGAGCAGCTGGCCGGCCACCCGGGCGAACTGGCCCTGCATCAGCTCGTGATTGCCCATCTCCCGGGAGCCGTAGTCCATATAGAGCACGGTGTCGGACCGGGGCTCCGCCCCCCGGACCAGGCGGGCCAGCCGGTCGGGGGCCACCCACAGGGAGGGGGACAGCGCCGCCGCCCGGGAAAAGACGTGGTTATACTCCAGCAGGGCATACAGGCTCATCAGCCCGCCCATGGAGCTCCCGGCGATGAAGGTGTGCCCCCGGTCGGGGAGGGTGCGGTACTGCCGGTCAATCCGGGGCTTGAAGCTGTGGACGAACCAGTCCATGGTGATTTTCCCCCGGCCCGTGACGTGGCCCAGGTCCGGCTCGTAGAAGGTGTAGGGCGAATACTCCGACAGCCGCCCGTTGTCCGGGTGGTGGTTGCACTCCACCGCCGCCACAATCAGCGGCGTCTGGAGGGCGTCCAGATAGTCCCCCAGCCCCCAGCTCTTGCCGTAGGTGGCGTCGGAATCAAAAAAGACGTTGTGTCCGTCGAACATGTACAGCACCGGGTAGCGGCGCTCCCGCTCCCACTCATAGCACTCCGGCAGGTAGACATAGACCCCCCGGGCCTCCTCCCCGGTCAGCTCGGGGATGGTCACATTCCATTTCTGAACCATGCGGTACTCCCCCCTGTTTTTTATTTAGTTTATCACAGTAAAGTCACGATTGCAATTCCAGCCGCCGGTTTTTTCCCTATTTCCCGATTTGCCCGGGAATGGGAGGGGGGATTTGTCACATATCACAACGCCGCCGGCGGGCTTTTGGAATTTGGGGGTTGACAACCGGGCGGAGAGCCGCTATAATAGCCACAACAATCAAACAGCAGTCAAACCTTTGAGAAAGAGTAGTAGCCGGTCAAGCAAACCTCAAGAGAGCCCTGGGTGGTGGGATCAGGGCGGGGCGCGGCCGGGTGAATGGACTTTCGAGGGCGGCTTGAACGGGAAACCAAGTAGATGCCGACGGGGACCCACCCGTTATCCATCGGGCACGCGTGATGGCGCGTGAAGCGAGCGGACGTTTCCAAAACGTCAATTTGGGTGGTATCGCAGGAGTACAGCTCTTGTCCCATGTGGGATGAGGTGCTGTTTTTTTATTCCCGGAAGCACCATCTGCCGCCTAAATCTAAAATTTGGAGGAACTCAACATGAAAAAGAACGTGAAAAAGGTCCTGACCCTGGCCCTGTCTCTGGCTATGGCCCTGTCCCTGGCCGCCTGCGGCGGCGGGAACGGCAATACCGGCTCCAACGTGGGCAGCGCCAGCGGAAGCGCCCAGGCTCCGGAGCCCGGCGCCGTCTTCAAAATCGGTATCTGCAACTATGTGGACGACGCCTCCCTGAACCAGATCAACAAAAACATCCAGGCCCGGCTGGGGGAGCTGGGGGCGGAGAACGGCGTCAGCTTTAACATCGACTATGAGAACTGCAACCGTGACCCCGCCCTGATGAATCAGAT
It contains:
- the hmuU gene encoding Hemin transport system permease protein HmuU — protein: MKSSRAFYIRSRSNRAGILLALAALTALSAGASLCLGAVALPLGDTLRVLLGGGEGTLASQIVLYARLPRVCGSLLAGGALAASGVVIQSVLMNPLAAPNIIGVNSGAGLATALCCAAAPTALELVPVAAFLGALAGVMLVLLLAERTGAARITVVLAGLAVSSIFGAGIDGVVTLVPDALNGYTDFRIGGLRGLSMARVAPAAVMIALALAAVLTLSHELDLLALGRETAQSLGLPARRLQLILLALAAALAGAAISFAGLLGFVGLIVPHIARRLVGEESRFLLPASALGGAALLTACDVLARLLFAPYELPVGIVLSFVGGPFFIWLLLRQRGGRTHD
- the cysS gene encoding Cysteine--tRNA ligase, with product MQLYNSATHKKEEFTTHTPGHVEMYTCGPTVYHFAHIGNLRSYIMEDVLEKFLQYDGYDVNRVMNITDVGHLASDADTGEDKMLKGAKREHKTVMEIAQYYTDAFFEDCRKLNIKTPDVVQPATGLIDEFITLVEGLLDKGYAYVAGGNVYFDTSKLDRYYVFNDHDEEDLAVGVREGVEEDVNKRNKNDFVLWFTKSKFEDQALKWDSPWGVGYPGWHIECSGISLKYNGEYLDLHCGGVDNAFPHHTNEIAQSEAYIGHPWCRQWFHVHHLNTNDGKMSKSKGEFLTVSLLEEKGYDPLVYRFFCLQSHYRKGLVFTWENLDNAAGAFQKLIKKIAALDPADGPVDEAVTAEYKEKFRAQVGSDLNTALGVTALYDALKAKTNGATRLAILDSFDQVLSLSLLDKAAQLREEQKKQKTASQGGYTVTGEGDPAVDAQVLARYEAKKAKNFAEADRIRDELKAQGIEITDLPGGASWKRV
- the fecE gene encoding Fe(3+) dicitrate transport ATP-binding protein FecE yields the protein MIETRGLRAGYRGRDVLHDINVSFLPGCVTVLLGPNGCGKSTLLRTVLGLQPAAGGEVLVDGTPLGELSPGELARRAAYLPQSRGVPNISALRMVLHGRFPYLSYPRRYRPEDYRIARQALGMAGAGELEDRLLPELSGGQRQRVYLAMALAQETQTVLMDEPTTFLDVRHQLEVMALARTLAGQGKSVALVLHDLCLALRWAGQAVVMSEGRVLCQDHPEEIFDSGVLDRVFGVRVCRVETEDGWQYYCL
- the cysG_2 gene encoding Siroheme synthase; protein product: MGYFPFFIDLAGRAGLVVGGGSTALRKLEKLKPYGPALTAAAPVFCPEIEGMGGVTLLRRPFREEMLEGQFFAIAATDDPAVNHRIAALCRERGILVNVVDDREECTFLFPALAGRGALSVGVSTGGSSPTAAVWLKERIDGLLPPNMEEILIFLDGQRAEARRRFPGERERSGALKALFRACLDRGRPLDEGEAEEIWRQEGGR
- the yfmC gene encoding Fe(3+)-citrate-binding protein YfmC — encoded protein: MKGRNILAVWAALVLLIAGCAPAAETGPAEAGGEAVSFTDDLGRELAVARPERVAAMIGSFADVWCLAGGRDSLAAAAGDAWTSFDLGLDEDVLNLGAVKEPSLEVLLSAQPDLILASCNTAANLELRDTFEKAGLTAAYFDVQSFDDYLRMLEICTRLTGCPQNYETYGLQVQARVEAAVALQYGQPPRILCMRATGSSVKVKGSRDFLLGEMLAGLGCVNVADGSGLLEELSLEAILAADPDFIFVVLQGSDPTDAREALERSLLSNPAWSSLRAVREGRFHTLDHALYNLKPNARWGEAYEKLARILYPEPVQ
- the cysE gene encoding Serine acetyltransferase; translation: MFKALNEMLEAYQRRDPAARSKLEIFLLYQGVHATIYHRIAHWLYRHKCRFLARFVSQWSRFWTGIEIHPGAKIGRRFVIDHGMGIVIGETAEVGDDVLIYHGVTLGGTGKDQGKRHPTIGNNVLISCGAKVLGPFKVGDNARIAANAVVLSEVPEDATAVGIPAQIVRIAGRATHYADDVDQTSVNNPTLEKLAAISARLELVEKLLDEKYLEEKA